Proteins from one Oncorhynchus gorbuscha isolate QuinsamMale2020 ecotype Even-year linkage group LG18, OgorEven_v1.0, whole genome shotgun sequence genomic window:
- the LOC124003006 gene encoding protein phosphatase 1 regulatory subunit 12C-like: MGDTAKDKRQEQLKRWSGSSTEREPAVPRRRWRGDVEDVGGSEAVNNAVSRDHPQDVKGSGSTTGEAHSILLKRRRRVRFDTAAEFLAACASGDTDEAQEMLKDARETEGKNGDYRGEVVNCANADGITALHQACIDGSMEVMVFLLAQGANINQVDSEGWTPLHVAATCGNLEITDFLLQQGASLTAVNCDGDVPLDIAEDEATESLLHQYMVRQGVDVEAAKRVEEEQIMKDARAWLTEGLPSELRHPKTGATPLHVAAAKGYLEAIKLLCQCGLDVSEMDCDGWTPLHAASHWGQGDACRILAEQLCDMEACSNGGQTPFDVADESVVSLLEELSQKQANWRNEQSIMDRQNPAGSTAAKADNKRRRTSVCRMSSREKMNVQDQSKERRSEGLELSEEKESSPEGSTLSSPDTESATSTVSPAEKHPSAEEKDVEERDQDRASRTARVQPTPQRKDPLADSPNNTNPDRRKFQAPVRDEESESQRKARSRLMRQSRRSTQGVTLTDLKEAEKSVAKPADPPPSNILHVSPIVTITPAERDTDPVKEVGSEGETRLGVRDRRKGRRERRSTGVVQLGNEHLDAMDEAQQDENHHHSSPSEPQLGDSSPEYKMLYMSVLQENSLLRDKLQETALLLSQSKVELERLRQSQESNTERPALLELERFEKRALQRKAVELEDELKVLVDLRADNQRLKDENAALIRVISKLSK, from the exons ATGGGGGACACAGCAAAGGATAAACGGCAGGAACAATTGAAGCGCTGGTCCGGTTCAAGCACCGAAAGAGAACCGGCTGTGCCCAGGCGAAGGTGGCGGGGCGATGTCGAGGATGTAGGCGGCTCGGAGGCCGTGAACAACGCCGTTTCAAGGGACCATCCTCAGGATGTGAAGGGAAGCGGATCGACCACCGGGGAAGCCCATAGTATTCTACTCAAACGAAG GAGGCGAGTGCGGTTTGATACTGCTGCAGAGTTCCTGGCAGCTTGTGCCAGTGGTGACACAGATGAGGCCCAGGAGATGCTGAAAGATGCAAGAGAGACGGAAGGCAAAAATGGAGACTATCGGGGAGAGGTTGTGAATTGTGCCAATGCTGACGGAATCACAGCTCTTCACCAG GCTTGTATAGATGGGAGCATGGAGGTGATGGTCTTTCTCCTGGCTCAGGGTGCCAACATAAACCAGGTGGACAGTGAGGGCTGGACTCCGCTGCATGTGGCAGCCACCTGTGGGAACCTAGAGATCACtga TTTCCTTTTGCAGCAGGGTGCGTCTCTCACTGCTGTGAACTGCGATGGCGACGTCCCCCTAGATATAGCTGAAGACGAGGCCACTGAGTCGCTCCTGCACCAATACATGGTGAGACAAG GTGTGGACGTAGAGGCAGCTAAGCGGGTGGAGGAGGAGCAGATCATGAAAGACGCCAGGGCCTGGCTGACAGAGGGGCTTCCCTCAGAACTACGGCATCCCAAAACTGGGGCCACTCCCCTTCATGTGGCTGCAGCCAAGGGCTACCTGGAAGCGATCAA ACTGCTATGCCAGTGTGGTCTGGACGTGTCAGAGATGGACTGTGATGGCTGGACGCCTCTCCACGCAGCGTCACACTGGGGGCAGGGAGATGCCTGCAGGATACTGGCTGAACAGCTCTGCGACATGGAGGCCTGCAGCAATGGG GGTCAGACTCCGTTTGATGTCGCTGATGAGAGTGTTGTGTCACTGCTGGAGGAGCTGTCACAGAAACAAGCCAAC TGGCGTAATGAGCAGTCCATAATGGACAGACAGAACCCTGCAGGCTCTACTGCTGCGAAAGCTGATAACAAACGACGGAG GACCTCCGTGTGCAGGATGAGCAGTAGGGAGAAGATGAACGTGCAGGACCAGTCTAAAGAGAGGAGGTCTGAAGGCCTGGAGCTCAgcgaggagaaagagagcagcCCTG AAGGCTCCACTCTATCCAGTCCAGACACAGAGAGTGCCACCTCCACCGTCAGCCCCGCTGAAAAG CATCCTTCGGCAGAGGAGAAGGATGTGGAGGAGCGGGACCAGGACAGAGCCAGTCGTACAGCCCGGGTCCAGCCCACCCCCCAGAGGAAAGACCCCCTGGCTGATAGTCCCAACAACACCAACCCAGACAGACGGAA GTTCCAGGCCCCTGTAAGAGACGAGGAGTCTGAGTCTCAGAGGAAGGCACGATCACGCCTCATGCGCCAGTCTCGCCGCTCCACACAG GGTGTGACGCTCACTGACTTGAAGGAGGCAGAGAAGAGCGTAGCCAAACCGGCCGATCCACCACCTAGCAACATCCTGCATGTCAGCCCTATAGTCACCATAACACCTGCTGAGAGAG ACACCGACCCAGTGAAGGAGGTCGGGTCCGAGGGAGAGACGCGGTTAGGAGTGAGGGATCGacggaagggaaggagagagagacgctcCACCGGGGTGGTTCAACTAGGG AATGAACATTTGGATGCAATGGATGAAGCCCAACAGGATGAAAACCATCATCATAGTTCACCCag TGAGCCTCAGTTGGGAGATTCTTCACCAGAGTACAAAATG CTGTACATGTCGGTGCTGCAGGAGAACAGCCTGCTCAGAGACAAGCTGCAGGAGACGGCGCTGCTGCTCAGCCAGAGCAAAGTGGAGCTGGAGAGACTCCGACAG AGTCAAGAGAGCAACACCGAGAGGCCGGCCCTGCTGGAACTGGAGAGATTT GAGAAAAGAGCACTCCAGAGAAAAGCAGTGGAACTGGAGGATGAGCTGAAG GTGCTGGTGGATCTCCGAGCAGACAACCAGAGGCTAAAGGATGAGAATGCCGCTCTCAtccgtgtcatcagcaaactttcCAAATGA